One segment of Pseudanabaena sp. FACHB-2040 DNA contains the following:
- a CDS encoding PAS domain S-box protein: MDDLLKMFGLLSGPFIPHGHCYLWKPELVSLHLVSDALIAAAYYSIPITLLYFVRKREDLPFNRIFLLFAAFIVSCGTTHLAEIWTLWYPTYWLSGLIKALTALISVFTALELIPLVPLALALPSPAQLEEANKALSIQIQERLQAEENLRQSQNLLEQRVQERTAELALTNQQLQQEVQERQRTEAALRSSEEVARAKAEELETIMETVPAAVWVASDPDCQSMTANRTAYDLMRMPLGSITGQSPQNRQFQFPFKLYKDGQVIAAEHLPMQRAGKTGQAIEEEFEFAFGEDDIHSLYGKAVPLRDEQGNVRGVVGAFLDVTARKQAEAALRQSQEQLKRANERFQLAARAVKSLIYDWDVPNNWVERTEGLIHVVGFPLEEAEPTADWWRDRMHPEDLKRLIEQGVSQFTNDYYTNEYRVLNRDNQYVDVLDQGLIAERDAAGNPLRIVGSTINISDRKAAEAALRRSKERFRALFEDAPDAIFIANHQGILIDVNTNACRLLQYESTELIGKQFVDLLPQEELPLLESVQITLASGETHVGEWRLIDALGKLLPVEISAKILADGRWQLFVRDIRDRKAVEAQIQISESKLNSFVEANVIGILFADIYGGIRGANDELLRIIGYSRQDLESGLLRWTDITPPEYLPQEAERIAEAQDKGACTPFEKEYIRKDGSRVPVLVGFSLVEPVRTEAVTFIIDLSERQRAEAERDRLLALEKAARAEAEQANRIKDEFLAVLSHELRSPLNPILGWATLLQRRKVDEKTLEKALTTIERNIKLQLQLIDDLLDVSRILRGKLNLNLESVDLSTVITAAIETVRLSAEAKTIEVQTQFARGTGRVRGDAGRLQQIIWNLLSNAVKFTPNGGQITIWLDQVGNEIQVQVQDTGKGISPSFLPHVFEYFRQEDGSTTRRFGGLGLGLAIVRYLVEMHGGTVSADSPGEGLGSVFTLRIPCAEQLEPVLSAEDGLHQPLCPLSLEGVRILVAEDEADTREFITFMLQQMGATVTAVASAPAALLALEESLPDILISDIGMPGMDGYTLVRSLRSQPPERGGTLPAIALTAYAGELDHRRAFEAGFNIHVPKPVDSDRLVELILRLVG, from the coding sequence ATGGACGACTTGCTAAAAATGTTTGGGTTGTTGAGCGGGCCTTTTATTCCTCATGGCCACTGCTATCTCTGGAAACCAGAGCTTGTTTCTCTCCACTTGGTTTCCGATGCGCTGATAGCGGCTGCCTATTACTCCATCCCTATTACCCTGCTGTACTTTGTTCGCAAGAGGGAAGATCTGCCCTTTAACCGGATCTTTCTGCTATTTGCGGCCTTTATTGTCTCTTGTGGAACAACCCACCTAGCGGAAATTTGGACCCTCTGGTACCCAACCTACTGGCTATCTGGCTTAATCAAAGCATTGACCGCCTTGATTTCGGTCTTTACCGCGCTGGAGCTGATTCCGCTGGTGCCGCTGGCGTTGGCGCTGCCCAGTCCGGCTCAGTTGGAAGAGGCAAACAAAGCGCTGAGTATTCAAATTCAGGAGCGTCTGCAGGCTGAAGAAAATCTCCGCCAGTCTCAAAACCTGCTAGAGCAGAGGGTGCAGGAGCGCACTGCAGAGCTGGCTCTGACGAACCAACAGCTGCAGCAGGAGGTGCAGGAGCGTCAGCGAACAGAAGCGGCACTGCGATCTAGCGAAGAGGTAGCTAGAGCCAAGGCAGAAGAATTGGAAACCATTATGGAGACGGTGCCGGCAGCGGTCTGGGTGGCCTCTGATCCAGACTGCCAGTCCATGACAGCCAACCGGACAGCCTATGATCTGATGCGGATGCCGCTGGGCTCAATCACAGGCCAATCGCCCCAAAATCGGCAGTTTCAGTTTCCCTTTAAGCTTTATAAAGATGGCCAGGTGATTGCTGCGGAGCATCTGCCCATGCAGCGGGCGGGTAAAACTGGGCAGGCGATTGAGGAGGAGTTTGAGTTTGCTTTTGGGGAGGATGACATACATTCCCTGTATGGCAAAGCGGTACCTCTGCGAGATGAGCAGGGCAATGTGCGGGGTGTGGTGGGGGCCTTTTTAGATGTCACTGCGCGGAAGCAGGCCGAAGCAGCGCTGCGCCAGAGCCAGGAACAGCTAAAAAGAGCCAATGAGCGGTTTCAGCTGGCTGCCCGCGCTGTTAAGTCTCTGATCTACGACTGGGATGTGCCTAACAATTGGGTGGAGCGAACTGAGGGGCTGATACATGTTGTGGGGTTTCCCCTAGAGGAGGCAGAGCCGACTGCGGATTGGTGGCGCGATCGCATGCATCCCGAAGACCTGAAGCGCCTGATTGAACAGGGAGTGTCCCAATTCACTAACGACTACTACACCAATGAGTACCGGGTGCTCAACCGCGACAACCAGTATGTCGATGTCCTTGATCAGGGGCTGATTGCCGAGCGAGATGCTGCTGGCAACCCACTGAGGATTGTGGGCAGCACGATTAATATTAGCGATCGCAAAGCTGCCGAGGCAGCGCTGCGCCGCAGCAAAGAACGCTTTCGAGCGCTGTTTGAAGATGCTCCCGACGCTATTTTTATTGCCAACCATCAGGGCATTTTGATCGACGTCAATACCAATGCCTGTCGCCTGTTGCAGTACGAATCCACCGAACTGATTGGCAAACAATTCGTCGACCTGCTGCCCCAAGAGGAGTTGCCGCTGCTAGAGTCGGTTCAGATTACCCTGGCCAGCGGCGAAACTCACGTTGGCGAATGGCGGCTGATTGATGCTCTGGGCAAGCTGCTGCCCGTAGAAATTAGCGCCAAGATTTTGGCCGATGGTCGTTGGCAGCTATTTGTGCGCGACATTCGCGATCGCAAAGCCGTCGAAGCCCAGATCCAAATCAGCGAGTCTAAGCTCAATAGCTTTGTAGAGGCCAACGTCATCGGCATTCTCTTTGCCGATATCTATGGCGGTATTCGGGGAGCCAACGATGAGCTGCTGAGAATTATTGGCTACTCCCGGCAAGATTTGGAGTCGGGTCTGCTGCGCTGGACTGACATCACCCCACCTGAGTACCTGCCGCAGGAGGCCGAACGCATTGCCGAGGCCCAAGACAAGGGAGCCTGCACCCCCTTTGAAAAGGAATACATTCGCAAGGACGGCAGCCGGGTACCAGTACTGGTGGGGTTTTCTCTAGTAGAGCCGGTGCGCACAGAGGCCGTCACCTTCATCATCGACCTGAGTGAGCGCCAGCGAGCCGAAGCTGAGCGCGATCGTCTGCTGGCGCTAGAAAAAGCGGCCCGAGCCGAAGCTGAGCAAGCCAACCGCATCAAAGACGAATTTTTGGCAGTGCTCTCCCATGAACTGAGGTCGCCTCTCAACCCCATTTTGGGCTGGGCCACCCTGCTGCAGCGTCGCAAGGTCGATGAAAAGACCTTAGAAAAAGCGCTGACCACAATTGAGCGCAACATCAAGCTCCAGCTCCAGCTGATCGACGATCTGCTTGATGTCTCCCGCATTTTGCGCGGCAAGCTCAATCTGAATCTAGAGTCGGTCGATCTCTCGACCGTAATCACCGCTGCCATTGAAACGGTCCGGCTCTCTGCCGAAGCTAAAACCATTGAGGTGCAAACGCAGTTCGCCAGAGGCACCGGTCGAGTTCGAGGAGATGCCGGACGGCTACAGCAGATTATCTGGAACCTTCTCTCCAACGCTGTCAAGTTCACCCCCAATGGCGGCCAGATTACGATTTGGCTAGACCAGGTTGGCAATGAGATTCAGGTGCAGGTGCAGGACACCGGCAAAGGCATTAGCCCCAGCTTCTTGCCCCATGTGTTTGAGTATTTCCGCCAAGAAGATGGCTCTACCACCCGGCGGTTTGGCGGCCTCGGCTTGGGCCTGGCAATTGTTCGCTATTTAGTTGAAATGCACGGCGGCACCGTCAGCGCTGACAGCCCTGGTGAAGGGTTAGGTTCTGTTTTTACCCTGCGGATTCCCTGTGCAGAGCAGCTCGAACCAGTGCTCTCGGCCGAGGATGGTCTGCACCAGCCGTTATGCCCCCTTTCTCTAGAAGGTGTTCGCATTTTAGTGGCCGAAGATGAGGCAGACACCCGCGAATTTATCACTTTCATGCTGCAACAAATGGGTGCTACGGTCACAGCTGTTGCTTCAGCCCCAGCCGCGCTATTGGCGCTAGAGGAGTCGCTGCCTGATATTTTGATTAGCGATATCGGCATGCCGGGCATGGATGGCTACACGCTGGTGCGATCGCTGCGATCGCAACCTCCCGAGCGGGGCGGCACGCTGCCTGCGATCGCGCTCACGGCCTATGCGGGTGAACTCGATCACCGACGGGCTTTCGAGGCCGGTTTCAACATCCACGTGCCCAAGCCGGTTGATTCGGATCGGCTGGTTGAATTAATTCTTAGGCTGGTTGGGTAG
- a CDS encoding alpha/beta fold hydrolase: MTDYITVKTLLETELRQQERAYPLMGEAFHSLMLLHRKPTERVCLCFHGFTAGPYQFEPLGRRFFNAGYNVVVPLLPGHGRAGNWGKDNPPPLPEDPKEYLQFAVQWLNLAQRLGHRVVVCGLSGGGTLAAWLALERATAIERAILFAPYLSGSSKVIDLFVQHVDTFFSWTKTVAPSYAGFDIAALRAILDIGQHCLKRVRQSPVAPTFTISSESDKAVSNLDHKRFFEAALKQQPLTWYNRFDKVLDIPHTMMTEQEGNRYQNLLIVMTQAFVESKLTWIEVEEIAYYMTKGRTFRSVVADLGLEAKVSKDMPAMMTMVDKWAIVVSRELSSKGRRY; encoded by the coding sequence ATGACCGACTACATTACCGTCAAGACCCTTTTGGAGACTGAGCTGAGGCAGCAAGAGCGGGCCTACCCTCTGATGGGCGAGGCATTTCACAGTTTGATGTTGCTCCACAGAAAGCCCACCGAACGCGTCTGCCTCTGCTTTCACGGCTTTACAGCTGGCCCGTACCAGTTTGAGCCCCTGGGCCGACGTTTTTTCAATGCTGGGTACAACGTTGTAGTTCCACTTCTGCCCGGCCACGGTAGAGCGGGTAACTGGGGCAAAGACAATCCGCCGCCCCTGCCGGAAGACCCCAAGGAGTATCTTCAGTTTGCGGTGCAGTGGCTCAACCTAGCCCAGCGTTTAGGGCACCGGGTAGTTGTCTGCGGTCTTTCTGGGGGTGGCACTCTAGCGGCCTGGTTAGCTTTGGAAAGGGCCACTGCCATTGAGCGGGCAATCTTGTTTGCTCCCTATTTAAGCGGCAGCAGTAAAGTCATCGATCTGTTCGTCCAACACGTCGATACTTTTTTTAGCTGGACCAAGACCGTAGCCCCCTCCTACGCCGGATTTGACATAGCAGCGCTACGGGCCATCCTCGATATTGGTCAGCACTGCCTGAAGCGGGTTCGTCAATCCCCTGTAGCCCCTACCTTTACCATCTCCAGCGAGAGCGACAAGGCCGTTAGCAACCTTGACCACAAACGCTTTTTTGAAGCAGCCCTCAAGCAACAGCCGCTGACCTGGTACAACCGCTTTGACAAAGTGCTCGATATTCCCCACACGATGATGACGGAACAGGAGGGAAACCGCTATCAAAATCTGTTAATTGTCATGACTCAAGCTTTTGTTGAGAGCAAACTGACCTGGATTGAAGTCGAGGAAATTGCCTACTACATGACCAAAGGCCGTACTTTTCGCTCAGTGGTGGCTGATTTAGGGCTAGAGGCCAAAGTCTCTAAAGACATGCCTGCCATGATGACGATGGTCGATAAGTGGGCTATTGTGGTCAGCCGAGAACTCAGTTCCAAAGGCCGCAGGTATTAG
- the dnaK gene encoding molecular chaperone DnaK: MGKVVGIDLGTTNSVVAVMEGGKPTVIANAEGFRTTPSVVAYAKNGDRLVGQIAKRQAVMNTENTFYSVKRFIGRRVDEVSNESTEVAYKVLTAGNSVKLDCPIAGKQFSPEEISAQVLRKLADDASKYLGEKVTQAVITVPAYFNDSQRQATKDAGKIAGLEVLRIINEPTAASLAYGLDKKSNETILVFDLGGGTFDVSILEVGEGVFEVLATSGDTHLGGDDFDKKIVDYLAAEFQRNEGIELRKDKQALQRLTEAAEKAKIELSSVTQAEVNLPFITATQDGPKHLEMSLTRAKFEELCADLIDRCRVPVEQALKDAKLSKTDIDEVVLVGGSTRIPAIKSLVQRVLDKEPNETVNPDEVVAVGAAIQGGVLAGEVKDILLLDVTPLSLGVETLGGVMTKLITRNTTIPTKKSEVFSTAVDGQTNVEIHVLQGEREMANDNKDLGVFRLDGIPPAPRGVPQIEVIFDIDANGILNVTAKDKGTGKEQSITISGASTLDEKEVERMVRDAEANSTADRERRERIDLKNQADSLTYQAEKQLTDMADKVPAADKEKAEGQIKELKDAIAGEDFDKIKSLTTELQQTLYAISTNLYQQAGSEAEAAAGGPEPSASDSSGGDDVIDAEFSEPENK; this comes from the coding sequence ATGGGTAAGGTAGTCGGTATCGACTTAGGCACCACCAACTCGGTAGTGGCCGTTATGGAAGGCGGTAAGCCCACCGTCATTGCAAATGCTGAAGGTTTCCGAACCACGCCTTCGGTCGTGGCCTACGCCAAAAACGGTGACCGCCTGGTTGGTCAAATCGCCAAGCGTCAGGCCGTTATGAACACAGAGAACACCTTTTACTCTGTGAAGCGCTTTATCGGCCGTCGTGTGGATGAGGTGAGCAACGAATCTACTGAAGTTGCTTACAAAGTTCTCACAGCGGGCAACAGTGTAAAGCTGGACTGCCCCATTGCAGGGAAGCAGTTTTCCCCCGAAGAAATTTCCGCTCAAGTGCTGCGGAAGCTGGCCGATGACGCCAGCAAATACCTGGGCGAGAAAGTGACCCAGGCTGTCATCACCGTTCCTGCGTACTTCAACGACTCCCAGCGTCAGGCCACCAAAGATGCCGGGAAGATTGCTGGTCTAGAAGTGCTGCGGATCATCAACGAGCCAACTGCAGCTTCTCTGGCCTACGGCCTAGACAAGAAGAGCAACGAAACCATCCTGGTCTTTGACTTGGGCGGCGGTACCTTCGACGTGTCTATTCTGGAAGTAGGCGAGGGCGTATTTGAAGTGCTGGCCACATCAGGTGACACCCACCTAGGCGGCGACGACTTCGATAAGAAGATCGTGGACTACTTAGCCGCGGAGTTTCAGCGCAACGAAGGCATTGAGCTGCGCAAAGACAAGCAGGCCCTACAGCGCCTAACCGAAGCTGCTGAAAAAGCCAAGATCGAACTTTCCAGTGTGACCCAGGCAGAAGTCAACCTGCCCTTCATCACCGCCACCCAAGACGGGCCGAAGCACCTGGAAATGTCTCTGACCCGCGCCAAGTTTGAAGAACTGTGCGCTGATCTGATTGACCGCTGCCGCGTGCCAGTTGAGCAAGCCCTCAAGGATGCGAAGCTGAGCAAGACCGACATTGATGAAGTGGTTCTAGTGGGTGGTTCCACCCGAATTCCGGCGATCAAGTCGCTGGTGCAGCGGGTTTTGGACAAAGAGCCCAACGAAACCGTTAACCCCGATGAAGTGGTTGCTGTTGGCGCAGCTATTCAGGGTGGTGTGCTAGCCGGTGAAGTCAAGGACATTCTGCTGCTGGATGTCACCCCGCTATCTCTGGGTGTAGAAACCCTAGGCGGCGTAATGACCAAGCTGATCACCCGCAACACTACGATTCCTACCAAGAAGTCCGAAGTGTTCTCAACTGCTGTAGATGGTCAGACCAACGTGGAAATCCACGTCCTGCAGGGTGAGCGGGAAATGGCCAACGACAACAAAGACCTGGGTGTTTTCCGTCTAGACGGCATTCCCCCGGCTCCTCGTGGCGTGCCCCAAATCGAAGTCATCTTCGACATCGATGCTAACGGTATCTTGAACGTTACTGCTAAAGACAAGGGCACCGGCAAAGAGCAGTCCATTACCATCTCGGGTGCTTCTACCTTGGATGAGAAGGAAGTTGAGCGTATGGTGCGTGATGCTGAGGCCAACTCTACTGCTGACCGAGAGCGTCGTGAGCGGATTGACCTGAAGAACCAGGCCGACTCTCTAACTTACCAGGCAGAGAAACAGCTCACCGATATGGCTGACAAGGTACCTGCTGCTGACAAGGAAAAGGCAGAAGGGCAGATTAAGGAGCTCAAGGATGCGATCGCAGGCGAAGACTTCGACAAGATCAAGTCCCTGACCACCGAACTGCAGCAAACCCTCTACGCCATCAGCACCAACCTGTATCAACAGGCTGGCAGTGAAGCAGAGGCAGCCGCAGGCGGCCCTGAGCCTAGCGCCAGCGACAGCAGTGGCGGTGACGACGTGATTGACGCTGAGTTTTCCGAACCTGAGAACAAGTAA
- a CDS encoding glutamyl-tRNA amidotransferase, translating to MRGLELNQNLLQVGAEFVCEATTAPVYRLWSIGDVHPAMVRVRQGGVAIALEVWAVPALGLIQVLQQEPPGLCIGKVTLADGEEVLGVLGEPILCEGQKEITEYGGWRAYLKASDKSA from the coding sequence ATGCGGGGGCTGGAGCTGAATCAAAACTTGCTGCAGGTGGGAGCCGAGTTTGTTTGCGAGGCGACGACGGCTCCGGTGTACCGGCTGTGGTCGATTGGAGATGTGCATCCGGCAATGGTGCGGGTGCGGCAGGGGGGAGTTGCGATCGCACTCGAAGTCTGGGCCGTCCCTGCACTCGGTCTGATCCAGGTGCTGCAGCAAGAGCCGCCTGGGCTCTGCATTGGCAAGGTAACGCTAGCCGATGGCGAAGAAGTGCTGGGAGTGCTGGGGGAGCCGATTCTCTGTGAAGGGCAAAAAGAGATTACCGAATACGGCGGCTGGCGAGCCTACCTCAAAGCCAGCGACAAATCGGCGTAA
- a CDS encoding formamidase, producing MSGLGGLNKTPNGVVLGMVQLQLPNVVTPADLAAQTQRIVDMVGKARRNLPTMDLVVFPEYSLHGLSMDTNPDIMCRLDGPEVEAFRKACIDNDIWGCFSIMEYNPSGNPYNSGIIIDNSGELKLYYRKLHPWVPVEPWEPGNLGIPVCDGPNGSKLALIICHDGMFPEMARECAYKGAEIMIRTAGYTAPIRHSWQVTNQVNAFCNLMVTASVCMCGSDGTFDSMGEGMIVNFDGTPLVMGSHRPDEIITAEVRPDLVREARLHWSVENNIYQFGHRGYVAVKGGAQDCPYTYMKDMVDGSYRLPWEDQVIHKDGTACGFPSPTREYKGEELPPRLARAE from the coding sequence ATGAGCGGACTCGGCGGACTTAACAAAACTCCCAACGGCGTAGTGCTAGGCATGGTGCAGCTGCAGCTGCCCAACGTGGTCACCCCAGCCGACCTGGCAGCCCAAACCCAACGCATTGTAGACATGGTTGGCAAAGCCCGACGCAACCTGCCCACAATGGATCTGGTGGTGTTTCCTGAATACTCCCTGCATGGCCTATCGATGGACACCAACCCCGACATCATGTGCCGGCTTGATGGGCCAGAGGTAGAAGCGTTTCGCAAAGCCTGCATCGACAACGACATTTGGGGCTGCTTCTCCATCATGGAGTACAACCCTAGCGGCAACCCTTACAACAGCGGCATCATTATCGATAACTCTGGGGAACTCAAGCTCTACTACCGCAAGCTCCACCCCTGGGTGCCGGTAGAGCCTTGGGAACCGGGCAACCTAGGCATTCCTGTGTGCGATGGCCCCAACGGCAGCAAGCTTGCCCTGATCATTTGCCACGACGGCATGTTCCCAGAGATGGCCCGCGAATGTGCCTACAAAGGGGCCGAAATCATGATTCGCACCGCAGGCTACACAGCCCCCATTCGCCATTCTTGGCAGGTGACTAACCAGGTCAATGCCTTCTGCAACCTGATGGTGACCGCTTCGGTCTGTATGTGCGGCTCTGATGGCACCTTTGACTCGATGGGCGAAGGGATGATCGTCAACTTCGATGGCACTCCGCTAGTCATGGGCAGCCACCGCCCGGATGAAATCATTACTGCCGAAGTCCGTCCTGACTTGGTGCGTGAGGCCCGCCTTCACTGGAGCGTGGAAAACAATATTTATCAGTTTGGCCACCGGGGCTATGTGGCCGTTAAAGGCGGTGCCCAAGACTGCCCTTACACCTACATGAAAGACATGGTAGACGGCTCTTACCGCCTGCCTTGGGAAGACCAAGTCATCCACAAAGATGGCACTGCCTGCGGTTTCCCGAGCCCAACACGAGAGTACAAGGGTGAGGAACTGCCGCCAAGGCTAGCCCGAGCTGAGTAG
- a CDS encoding 4-hydroxybenzoate solanesyltransferase, protein MTTPQAQSPEPTWRLVFRLLRWDKPTGRLILMVPALWSVFLAAGGTPPWQLVGVIILGTLATSAAGCVVNDLWDRNIDPRVQRTRNRPLASRALSVQVGLVVFAVSLVCAYGLSLYLNVLSFVLCVLAVPVIVLYPLAKRKFAVPQLVLAIAWGFAVLIPWAAVAGNLTLPAWILWLAVVLWTLGFDTVYAIPDRQYDTQLGINSSAIFFGDQTPQAVGFFYLGTWLMLIWLGLVMALAWPFWVGLAIALLIWARQTYRLNQYNPPAKLYGQVFRQNVLLGFVLLVGMISGSLL, encoded by the coding sequence ATGACAACTCCCCAGGCCCAGTCTCCGGAACCCACTTGGCGTTTAGTTTTTCGGCTGCTGCGGTGGGATAAGCCTACCGGGCGGCTGATTCTGATGGTACCGGCCCTGTGGTCTGTGTTTTTGGCTGCTGGGGGTACGCCGCCGTGGCAGTTGGTAGGGGTGATTATTCTAGGTACTTTGGCCACGAGTGCCGCCGGTTGTGTAGTCAATGACCTGTGGGACCGCAACATCGATCCTCGGGTGCAGCGCACCCGCAACCGACCGCTGGCCTCACGGGCGTTGTCGGTGCAGGTGGGGCTGGTGGTGTTTGCGGTGTCGCTGGTGTGTGCCTACGGCCTGTCGCTCTATCTCAATGTTTTGAGCTTTGTGCTCTGTGTGCTGGCGGTGCCGGTGATTGTGCTGTACCCGCTAGCGAAGCGAAAATTTGCGGTGCCGCAGCTGGTGCTTGCGATCGCATGGGGCTTTGCTGTTCTGATTCCCTGGGCTGCCGTCGCCGGAAACTTGACCCTGCCTGCCTGGATTCTCTGGCTAGCAGTGGTGCTGTGGACTCTGGGCTTCGATACAGTCTACGCCATTCCCGATCGGCAGTACGATACGCAGCTTGGCATCAACTCCAGCGCTATTTTCTTTGGCGACCAGACGCCCCAAGCTGTGGGCTTTTTCTACCTAGGTACCTGGCTGATGCTGATCTGGTTGGGGCTGGTGATGGCGCTGGCCTGGCCGTTTTGGGTGGGGCTTGCGATCGCACTGCTAATCTGGGCCCGCCAAACCTATCGGCTCAATCAGTACAACCCGCCCGCCAAACTCTACGGCCAAGTGTTTCGGCAAAACGTTCTGCTGGGCTTTGTTTTGCTGGTGGGAATGATCTCTGGGAGTTTACTGTAG
- a CDS encoding DnaJ domain-containing protein, which translates to MNDIDRCFEILELKPGASKQQIKEAYRRLAKIWHPDQFGQSEPQRRQAEEKIKRINDAYQKLKEISVSQPTKPSSSQAVRTDFKTRPITPQEYCEEANALVQDGKYQEATEILGIVIKRYPDYADAYRYRGLIYSVLGYELRAEADLNKANSLGFKKTQASRRSAKNAQPSQPRQAAWATRQPSKTEAGPFKAEARPRPESSFSVEIACQLTFAESSVPLNAIAVSPNVKLMAAGGENGVIYLWNYKTRKAFHTLADHTGAIHALLFSEDSQFLFSSSADGTIKLWHLASGSLIRTLAGHTGGVASIAISWPHKVLVSGGDDGTVGVWDLKSNQLIRKVLNQDVPVQAVALNPDGEIAICGSVDGSIKLCHVLRGGILQWSEQHRAPISAIATSPTGKYFVSGSKDGQVVLWDMAGDYLRSLQPPGQSVTALLLAHQDTVVIGGGADGYLRAWDAETGHLLQSQPAHSGPIQGLCAVPSTEYSLSLGADRTIKLWQVLQVSG; encoded by the coding sequence ATGAACGACATTGACCGCTGCTTTGAGATTTTAGAATTAAAGCCAGGGGCCTCAAAACAGCAGATCAAGGAAGCCTATCGCAGGCTCGCTAAAATTTGGCACCCAGATCAGTTTGGGCAAAGTGAGCCGCAAAGGCGGCAGGCTGAAGAAAAGATTAAGCGCATTAATGACGCGTACCAGAAGCTCAAAGAAATTTCAGTTTCTCAGCCCACCAAACCTTCTTCATCTCAAGCTGTCAGAACTGACTTTAAGACTCGGCCAATTACCCCTCAAGAGTACTGTGAAGAAGCTAACGCTCTGGTTCAGGACGGGAAATATCAGGAGGCTACAGAGATTCTTGGCATCGTCATAAAACGGTATCCTGACTATGCCGATGCTTACCGCTATCGAGGGTTAATCTACTCTGTACTGGGCTATGAATTACGGGCTGAAGCTGACTTAAACAAGGCCAATTCTCTAGGTTTCAAAAAGACTCAAGCCTCACGAAGAAGCGCTAAAAATGCCCAGCCTAGCCAGCCTCGCCAGGCAGCTTGGGCGACCCGTCAACCCTCGAAGACTGAAGCTGGCCCCTTCAAAGCTGAAGCCCGCCCACGGCCAGAAAGCTCCTTTTCGGTTGAAATAGCGTGCCAGCTGACCTTTGCCGAAAGTTCAGTGCCACTAAATGCGATCGCAGTTAGCCCCAATGTCAAACTGATGGCGGCTGGGGGTGAAAATGGCGTGATTTATTTGTGGAATTACAAAACTAGGAAGGCATTCCATACCCTGGCAGACCATACTGGAGCAATTCATGCCCTGCTCTTTAGTGAAGATAGCCAGTTCCTATTTAGCAGCAGCGCAGACGGCACCATTAAGCTTTGGCATTTAGCCTCAGGCAGTTTGATCAGAACATTGGCTGGTCATACAGGAGGTGTTGCCAGTATTGCCATTAGCTGGCCTCACAAAGTGTTAGTTAGTGGCGGTGACGATGGCACCGTTGGAGTTTGGGATCTCAAAAGCAACCAGCTCATCCGCAAGGTCTTGAATCAAGATGTGCCGGTGCAAGCTGTGGCCTTAAATCCGGACGGTGAGATTGCCATCTGCGGCAGCGTAGACGGTTCGATCAAGCTGTGCCATGTGTTGCGCGGCGGCATTTTGCAATGGTCAGAGCAGCATCGGGCTCCGATATCTGCGATCGCAACCTCCCCAACAGGCAAATACTTTGTCTCAGGGTCTAAAGACGGACAGGTGGTGCTATGGGATATGGCTGGAGACTATTTGCGATCGCTTCAGCCCCCAGGGCAGAGCGTGACGGCGCTACTGCTGGCGCACCAGGATACTGTCGTTATCGGGGGCGGAGCAGACGGTTATTTAAGGGCTTGGGATGCTGAAACAGGGCATCTTCTGCAGAGTCAACCTGCTCACTCAGGCCCGATTCAAGGGCTTTGTGCAGTCCCCAGCACAGAGTACTCCCTTAGCCTGGGTGCCGACAGAACGATTAAGCTATGGCAGGTGCTACAAGTAAGCGGCTAA